GCGGATTTTAGCCGTCTGGGACAGCACTCGCCAGCATGCTGCTTAAAACTGAAAGATGTCAGTTAAACAAGCGGTGAGCGTCTCCCCCATCCGCCGCCCATCCCAGACATGCCCCCCGGGCGTATAGTGACGGACATGAAGCCTGTGGAACTCACGGACAGCAACTTTAACGACGAAATCGCCAGCGGCCTGACCCTGGTGGACTTCTGGGCCCCCTGGTGCGGACCCTGCCGGATCATCGCGCCGGTCATCGAGGAACTCGCCGGGCAGTACGAGGGCCGCGTGAAGATCGGCAAGGTCAACGTGGACGAGAACCCCG
This Deinococcus seoulensis DNA region includes the following protein-coding sequences:
- the trxA gene encoding thioredoxin, with product MKPVELTDSNFNDEIASGLTLVDFWAPWCGPCRIIAPVIEELAGQYEGRVKIGKVNVDENPVTQGQYRVMSIPTLILFKDGQPLEGVVGAQPKRAFETLLDKHAAPVEKTEPAQPSA